TGACCACGGTAAGGCCCAATCCTAACGAGATTGCTTTCTTAAAAAGATCACTCACGGTATATCCCTCCCGGTCGTTGTCTGGTTCCATTATAACCTTTAACGCTGGTAAAAACATCTATCCTTGGACTTGCTTTCATAAGTATAGAGAAGCTGCCTTATCAATTTCCCCTGAATTCACATGAAATATGAGGGCAATCCACATTCGAATAACAAGAAATTGCATTCCAGCCATGCTTATTATGTAAAATACAATGGAAAAAGCGAACAGGCTGGAAGAAAATGATCCGCCTGTTCGCTTATAAATGCTATCCCATATAGATAGAGAATGACTTAGTCGTCATCCCCATCATGATCGTCGTGATCACCATGATCCCAATCGTGATGGTCATCATGGGCATCGTCGTCGTCATGGTCGTCGTATTTCTCATACTCTGCCTTGATCACTTTACCGCTGACCGCATGGACTTCTACGTCGGATGATCCGTTTGCTGTCTTCACTTCGACATCATACACCCATCTGCCGTCATCTTGGTCCAGATCCACTTCCACAGCCGTCCCGCCCTTAACGTGTTTAACGGCGATAGCGGATGCCTTGCCGGCACCGATCAGATTGCCTGGAAGGTTGTCACGATCATCATCGTCGTCATCCCGGTCCACTCTTACCCCAAGGGATTTGCCAGTATAGGCATCAATCCATACATCCACATCCCGGTTATTCTGCTGGATCTCCACATCGTACACCAGTTTGCCCTTTTTCCGGTCTATATCCATGCTCTCCACTTTGCCATTGGCAGCAGCCAGTGCCAATTGTTCTGCTTTCTCCATTCCGATTAGCTGCTGCTTCGCTGCTGCCTGAGTTCCCACTGCAGTCGTCTGTCCGGATCCTGCCGCCTGTACAGCGTTATAGCCGTATACTCCACTTGCCGCGATGGCTATGGACAGTGCGCCTGCCCACCATATTTTCTTCTTCATCATCTTACGCCTCCTCATGATTCTCTCCTGTTGATCTCTACAAACCCAATATACTCTCTCAACATGAGAGCTTTCAGAGAGAAAGATTAGAAAACGATGAGAAAACACGGACAAGACCTCTCATCTATTCATCAATCGTCCTCATCATCCCAAGTCACCGTCATGATCTTGCCGGTAATCGCATGGACTTGAATGGTCGCTTCACGCCCGTCTTCCCGCTCGATCTCCACCAGGTAGTAACGACTGCTCTTGTTCTCGCGATATTCCACGTCTTCCACCGTTCCCGGTACCTTCTCTAAAGAAAGCTTGATCGCATATTCTTTGGTAATCATCGTTGCAGGCGGTTCCGAAGTGCCGCTTCCATTTCCACTTTCCCCGCCCGT
Above is a window of Paenibacillus sp. FSL K6-1330 DNA encoding:
- a CDS encoding PepSY domain-containing protein, which gives rise to MMKKKIWWAGALSIAIAASGVYGYNAVQAAGSGQTTAVGTQAAAKQQLIGMEKAEQLALAAANGKVESMDIDRKKGKLVYDVEIQQNNRDVDVWIDAYTGKSLGVRVDRDDDDDDRDNLPGNLIGAGKASAIAVKHVKGGTAVEVDLDQDDGRWVYDVEVKTANGSSDVEVHAVSGKVIKAEYEKYDDHDDDDAHDDHHDWDHGDHDDHDGDDD